Proteins co-encoded in one Paraburkholderia terrae genomic window:
- the astE gene encoding succinylglutamate desuccinylase, with the protein MTSSADSSVPAMLDDFLACTLAGHRPADDAREGACANGLRWTWIDDGVLQFEPAGLANGEGRSVLASAGIHGDETAPIELLSFVVRDIAQGRAALACRLLVILGNVQAMRESCRYIDDDLNRLFSGRHAQLPASHEAPRAVALERIAQQFFAAASDAPGARWHVDLHTAIRASVFEQFALLPHTGAPLSRAMFEWLRDARIAAVLLHTTKGNTYSHFTAEVCGADACTLELGKVRPFGQNDLARFASADAALRQLIAGEPGDASLPLPRVFTVIDQITKQSDSFELLLAKDVANFTAFTRDTVLARDGDYRYVVRHDEERIVFPNATVKPGLRAGLLVVETTDQTHSQLA; encoded by the coding sequence ATGACTTCCAGCGCTGATTCATCCGTGCCGGCGATGCTCGACGATTTCCTCGCGTGTACGCTGGCCGGCCATCGGCCCGCCGACGATGCGCGCGAGGGCGCGTGCGCGAACGGCTTGCGTTGGACATGGATCGACGACGGCGTGCTGCAGTTCGAGCCCGCCGGGTTGGCGAATGGCGAGGGTCGCAGCGTGCTGGCGTCGGCGGGTATTCATGGCGATGAGACGGCGCCCATCGAACTGCTGTCGTTTGTGGTGCGCGACATCGCACAGGGACGCGCTGCGCTTGCTTGCCGGCTGCTGGTGATACTCGGCAACGTGCAGGCGATGCGCGAGTCGTGCCGTTATATCGACGACGATCTGAACCGGCTGTTCAGCGGACGTCATGCGCAGTTGCCCGCGAGTCACGAGGCGCCGCGTGCAGTGGCGCTGGAGCGCATAGCGCAGCAGTTCTTCGCCGCGGCATCCGATGCGCCCGGCGCGCGATGGCATGTCGATCTGCACACTGCGATTCGTGCTTCCGTGTTCGAGCAATTCGCGCTGCTGCCGCATACGGGCGCGCCGTTGTCACGCGCGATGTTCGAATGGCTGCGCGATGCGCGGATTGCGGCTGTGCTGTTGCATACCACCAAAGGCAATACGTACTCGCATTTCACCGCCGAGGTTTGCGGTGCGGATGCCTGCACGCTGGAGCTTGGGAAGGTGCGCCCCTTCGGGCAGAACGATCTCGCGCGATTTGCCTCTGCCGATGCAGCGTTGCGCCAGCTGATTGCCGGTGAGCCTGGCGACGCTTCCTTGCCGCTGCCGCGTGTCTTTACCGTCATCGATCAGATCACCAAGCAAAGCGATTCCTTCGAGTTGCTGCTCGCAAAAGATGTGGCCAATTTCACGGCATTCACGCGCGATACGGTGCTCGCGCGCGATGGCGATTATCGCTATGTCGTGCGTCACGACGAGGAGCGCATCGTGTTTCCGAACGCAACGGTGAAGCCCGGATTACGGGCGGGGCTTCTGGTTGTCGAGACGACGGACCAAACGCACTCGCAACTCGCGTAG
- a CDS encoding MdtP family multidrug efflux transporter outer membrane subunit: protein MANSLSRFRLDILICCAALLSGCALIHNDTPPHAQITPEQIRLANDIHLAHDGWPDAQWWKRYDDPQLDALIQRALAGSPTIAMVRTRVTQAGSQADVLRAGTGLQMAAFALINEQRASANGFLGPYALNLPRLGITGPWYTEGVLGAVADLNIDLWGMHRSAVEAALGVQNARIAETAAAELDISSGVAQLYYSMQTTYRMLDLLQQTRDALDYAVDAHRSKVQHGLEANTPLHGARAQELAVDRQIVAAQGQVKELRESIRALVGAGPDDLDDIQPVPLPQVEASLPRTLQYELLARRPDLQAMRWYVQSSFSQIDAAKAAFYPSLDIKALIGLDSLHLDKLFRSASQQINLIPGLYLPIFDGGRLNANLHGTRAASDMLIEQYNQAVLNAVRDVAVSSNRLQALDDERALQVEKIGATRFAQESAEAYYTRGLASRQIATEARLPVLAEQMALLLLDGQRLAQGIALTKALGGGYASDTAKP, encoded by the coding sequence ATGGCAAACTCACTCTCACGCTTCAGGCTCGACATACTGATCTGCTGCGCAGCGCTGCTGTCGGGCTGCGCGTTGATCCACAACGATACGCCGCCGCACGCGCAGATCACGCCCGAACAGATCCGGCTTGCCAACGACATCCATCTCGCCCACGACGGCTGGCCCGACGCCCAATGGTGGAAGCGCTACGACGACCCGCAACTCGACGCGCTGATCCAGCGCGCGCTAGCGGGCTCGCCGACTATCGCGATGGTGCGCACGCGTGTCACTCAGGCGGGGTCCCAGGCGGACGTGCTCCGTGCCGGCACGGGCCTGCAAATGGCCGCGTTCGCGCTCATCAACGAGCAACGCGCATCGGCGAACGGTTTTCTGGGTCCTTACGCGCTGAATCTCCCGCGTCTCGGCATCACGGGGCCGTGGTACACGGAAGGCGTGCTCGGGGCGGTCGCCGATCTCAATATCGATTTGTGGGGCATGCACCGCTCGGCCGTCGAAGCCGCGCTCGGCGTGCAAAATGCGCGGATCGCCGAAACGGCCGCCGCGGAACTGGACATTTCGTCGGGCGTCGCGCAGCTCTACTACAGCATGCAGACCACGTATCGGATGCTCGATTTGCTGCAACAAACGCGGGACGCACTTGACTACGCGGTCGACGCGCATCGAAGCAAGGTCCAGCACGGATTGGAAGCGAACACGCCATTGCATGGCGCGCGCGCGCAAGAGCTGGCCGTCGACCGCCAGATCGTCGCCGCACAGGGACAGGTCAAGGAACTGCGCGAATCGATCCGGGCACTGGTCGGCGCGGGACCCGATGATCTGGACGACATCCAACCCGTGCCGTTGCCCCAAGTGGAAGCGAGCCTGCCACGTACGCTGCAATACGAACTGCTCGCCCGACGCCCCGATCTTCAGGCCATGCGCTGGTACGTGCAGTCATCCTTCAGCCAGATCGATGCCGCCAAGGCCGCTTTTTATCCCAGTCTGGACATCAAGGCGTTGATCGGTCTCGACTCGCTTCACCTCGACAAGCTGTTTCGCAGCGCCAGTCAACAGATCAACCTGATACCGGGTCTCTACCTGCCGATCTTCGACGGTGGCCGTCTGAACGCCAACCTGCATGGCACGCGCGCCGCCAGCGACATGCTGATCGAACAATACAATCAGGCGGTGCTCAACGCAGTACGCGACGTCGCCGTCAGCAGCAACCGTCTGCAGGCGCTCGATGACGAGCGCGCACTTCAAGTGGAAAAGATCGGCGCAACCCGATTCGCGCAAGAATCAGCCGAGGCGTACTACACGCGAGGTCTCGCGAGCCGTCAGATTGCAACCGAGGCCCGCCTGCCCGTGCTGGCTGAACAGATGGCGCTTTTGCTACTCGATGGCCAGCGCCTTGCGCAAGGCATCGCGCTAACCAAAGCGCTGGGTGGCGGCTATGCAAGCGACACAGCCAAACCGTAA
- the astB gene encoding N-succinylarginine dihydrolase, whose amino-acid sequence MQATEANFDGLVGPTHNYAGLSFGNVASQNNDKSIANPKAAAKQGLRKMKQLADLGFKQGVLPPQERPSIRLLRELGFSGDDASVIERVAKNAPELLAAASSASAMWTANAATVSPSADTQDGRVHFTPANLTSKLHRAIEHEATRRTLRAIFADPSRFVVHEALPGTPALGDEGAANHTRFCAEYGAKGVEFFVYGRSEYRRGPEPKRYPARQTFEASRAVAHRHGLADDATVYAQQTPEVIDAGVFHNDVIAVGNARTLFCHQLAFVEQKAVYDELRSKLSKLNGEFNVIEVPDAQVSVADAVSSYLFNSQLLLLNDGTSSKQVLVVPQESRENPRVAAYLDELVASTAPIDDVLVFDLRESMKNGGGPACLRLRVVLNEAERAAVTPGVWIDDKLFTRLDSWIDTHYRDRLAPTDLADPKLLIESRTALDELTQILGLGSLYDFQR is encoded by the coding sequence ATGCAAGCCACTGAAGCCAATTTCGACGGACTTGTCGGCCCGACCCACAACTATGCGGGGCTGTCGTTCGGCAACGTCGCGTCGCAGAACAACGACAAGTCCATCGCGAACCCGAAGGCCGCTGCCAAGCAGGGCCTGCGCAAGATGAAGCAGCTTGCGGACCTCGGTTTCAAGCAGGGCGTGCTGCCGCCGCAGGAGCGTCCGTCGATCCGCCTGCTGCGCGAGCTCGGTTTTTCCGGCGACGACGCGAGCGTGATCGAGCGCGTCGCGAAGAACGCGCCGGAGCTGCTCGCGGCGGCGAGTTCCGCATCGGCGATGTGGACGGCGAATGCCGCGACGGTCAGCCCGTCGGCGGATACGCAGGATGGCCGCGTGCATTTCACGCCCGCGAACCTGACCAGCAAGCTGCATCGCGCGATCGAGCATGAAGCGACGCGCCGCACGCTGCGCGCGATTTTCGCCGACCCGTCGCGCTTCGTCGTACACGAGGCATTGCCCGGCACGCCCGCGCTCGGCGACGAAGGCGCGGCGAACCACACGCGTTTTTGCGCGGAATATGGCGCGAAGGGCGTCGAGTTCTTCGTGTATGGACGCAGCGAATATCGTCGCGGTCCGGAGCCGAAGCGCTATCCGGCGCGTCAGACGTTCGAGGCGAGCCGCGCGGTTGCGCATCGTCACGGTCTTGCCGATGACGCGACTGTGTACGCGCAACAGACCCCCGAAGTGATCGATGCAGGCGTGTTTCATAACGACGTGATCGCAGTCGGCAATGCGCGCACGCTGTTCTGCCATCAGCTTGCGTTTGTCGAGCAAAAGGCCGTGTACGACGAACTCCGTTCGAAGCTCTCGAAGCTCAATGGCGAGTTCAACGTGATCGAAGTGCCGGACGCGCAGGTGAGCGTCGCCGATGCCGTGTCGTCGTATCTGTTCAACAGCCAGTTGCTGCTGCTCAACGACGGAACCAGCAGCAAGCAGGTTCTGGTGGTGCCGCAGGAGTCGCGTGAGAATCCGCGCGTGGCGGCTTATCTCGACGAACTGGTCGCCAGCACGGCGCCCATCGACGACGTGCTGGTGTTCGATCTGCGCGAGAGCATGAAGAATGGCGGCGGACCTGCGTGTCTGCGCTTGCGTGTCGTGCTGAACGAGGCGGAGCGCGCTGCGGTGACGCCGGGCGTGTGGATCGACGACAAGCTCTTCACGCGCCTCGATAGCTGGATCGACACGCACTATCGCGATCGCCTCGCGCCGACCGATCTCGCCGATCCGAAATTGCTGATCGAGTCGCGCACGGCACTCGATGAACTGACGCAGATTCTTGGTCTGGGTTCGCTGTATGACTTCCAGCGCTGA
- a CDS encoding FUSC family protein translates to MKLADYVPEPLQALASFFREELTEARPGRVAQATQLGSLCLLVVFVSMTLSVPLIAVSLIVLFYGVQQNAFFTRVVAVVFVVATVLDVGALFLVLKYAYGYPLIRIAAAGLILFASMYLMRVNKLGLMFFAVALVAAYGQTIPDSLDFPEIAVRALMWAVVAGMYPVLLMVIVCGFLFPSRPVALLQRELHRQLSDVSARLEQMRGTTLTVASAASPATRIEKDTLALQGLHTFATSDDAGYRAIAPYWKACIAAVGYLRAKTNALTARPLPMGDAGRALVSRLRDEVAALNASVEQAEPYRGTWIPTHAERTTATTFGLDGLCHTLQDLARFDLGQPAPKAPKDALFVPDSLTNPVYLRFALKVTLAALICYVFYHGAQWDGIHTSLLTCVIVAYPSTGASFQKMMLRCGGALIGALLALLTTIVIIPRLDGIFGFLLMLAPIFFAGAWVATGSERSSYIGTQFVFTFAMATLENGFGPSADLGEIRDRAIGILIGIVVSAVVYTFIWPESEVNTIRQKLADALREVGKLIRHPDCADGSEHLDYLQQRVACWNALKSCEDMVERVAMEVNLPSATRRAMLQRARDVLHGGRRIVDQWDVLRDRLGAEGHEEPAVDQAWDAWRQQAAEALDHYADGLAAQPPVATPPRSLPVAPSADVRSPLATQARQLATQIIELPDWTTTVASGIDTAATQPGKSI, encoded by the coding sequence ATGAAACTGGCCGACTACGTGCCGGAGCCTCTCCAGGCTCTGGCGAGCTTTTTCCGCGAGGAACTGACTGAGGCGCGTCCCGGGCGAGTCGCTCAGGCAACCCAATTGGGCTCGCTCTGTCTGCTCGTCGTCTTTGTGTCGATGACACTAAGTGTGCCGTTGATCGCCGTATCCCTGATCGTGCTGTTCTACGGCGTACAGCAGAACGCGTTCTTTACCAGAGTCGTTGCCGTCGTATTCGTCGTCGCGACCGTGCTCGACGTCGGCGCCCTGTTTCTGGTGCTCAAATACGCTTACGGTTATCCGTTGATCCGCATCGCGGCCGCAGGCCTGATTCTGTTCGCCAGCATGTATCTGATGCGCGTCAACAAGCTCGGGCTGATGTTTTTCGCGGTTGCGCTGGTGGCCGCCTATGGTCAAACCATCCCCGATTCGCTGGACTTTCCCGAAATCGCGGTACGCGCGTTGATGTGGGCGGTCGTCGCGGGCATGTATCCAGTTTTGCTCATGGTGATCGTGTGCGGCTTTCTCTTCCCGTCCCGTCCCGTCGCCCTGTTGCAGCGCGAATTGCATCGTCAGCTCTCCGATGTATCGGCCCGTCTCGAACAGATGCGCGGAACGACGCTGACGGTTGCATCAGCGGCATCGCCTGCCACACGCATCGAAAAAGACACGTTGGCGCTGCAAGGGCTGCACACCTTCGCCACGTCGGACGACGCCGGCTATCGCGCGATCGCGCCGTACTGGAAAGCGTGCATCGCCGCCGTCGGCTACCTGCGCGCGAAGACGAACGCACTCACTGCGCGCCCGCTCCCGATGGGCGATGCCGGACGTGCGCTCGTGAGCAGGCTGAGGGACGAAGTGGCGGCGCTGAACGCGTCGGTCGAACAGGCCGAGCCGTATCGCGGCACATGGATACCGACCCATGCTGAACGCACAACCGCCACGACGTTCGGTCTGGACGGTCTATGCCATACCTTGCAAGATCTGGCGCGTTTCGACCTCGGGCAACCGGCGCCGAAGGCGCCAAAAGACGCATTGTTCGTCCCCGACTCGCTGACGAACCCGGTATACCTGCGCTTCGCGCTCAAGGTGACGCTGGCCGCATTGATCTGCTACGTGTTCTATCACGGCGCGCAATGGGACGGCATCCATACCAGCCTGCTGACCTGCGTGATCGTCGCGTATCCGAGCACCGGCGCGTCGTTCCAGAAAATGATGCTGCGCTGTGGCGGTGCGCTGATCGGCGCGCTGCTCGCTTTGCTCACGACCATCGTCATCATCCCCCGCCTCGACGGCATCTTTGGCTTTCTGCTGATGCTCGCACCGATATTCTTCGCGGGCGCCTGGGTAGCCACGGGCTCCGAGCGCTCGTCCTATATCGGTACGCAGTTCGTGTTCACCTTCGCGATGGCCACGCTGGAAAACGGCTTCGGTCCGTCTGCCGATCTGGGCGAGATTCGCGACCGCGCGATCGGCATCCTGATTGGCATCGTCGTGTCGGCCGTGGTCTACACGTTCATCTGGCCCGAGAGCGAGGTGAATACGATCCGCCAGAAGCTCGCCGATGCGTTGCGCGAAGTGGGCAAGCTCATTCGTCACCCCGACTGCGCGGACGGTTCCGAACACCTGGACTATCTGCAACAACGCGTGGCTTGCTGGAACGCGCTCAAAAGCTGCGAAGACATGGTCGAGCGCGTGGCGATGGAAGTCAACCTGCCATCCGCCACGCGACGAGCGATGTTGCAACGCGCGCGCGACGTTCTGCATGGCGGCCGAAGGATTGTCGATCAATGGGACGTCCTGCGTGACAGGCTGGGTGCCGAAGGCCACGAAGAACCTGCCGTCGATCAGGCATGGGACGCATGGCGTCAGCAGGCCGCAGAGGCGCTCGACCACTACGCCGACGGCCTGGCTGCGCAACCGCCCGTGGCCACCCCGCCCCGCTCGCTGCCCGTTGCTCCATCCGCCGACGTGCGATCGCCCCTCGCCACACAAGCGCGGCAACTGGCCACGCAGATTATCGAACTACCGGATTGGACGACGACGGTTGCTTCCGGCATCGACACCGCCGCTACGCAACCGGGAAAGAGCATTTGA
- the astD gene encoding succinylglutamate-semialdehyde dehydrogenase, which produces MSELFIDGEWVAGTGHAFASRNPGTGATVWEGNSASAEDVDRAVMSARRAFALWSAVSLDERVAVVRRFAALINERKESIAEAIGRETGKPLWEARTEVATMAAKVDISVQSYNERTGERRAAMADGTAVLRHRPHGVVAVFGPYNFPGHLPNGHIVPALIAGNAVVFKPSELAPGVARATVEVWRDAGLPAGVLNLVQGEKDTGIALANHRQIDGLFFTGSSDTGTLLHKQFGGRPEIVLALEMGGNNPLVVAPVADLDAAVHHTIQSAFLSAGQRCTCARRIFVPNDAFGDQFLARLVEVTSRIAVGEYNADPQPYMGAVISARAAARLVEAQERLIADGAKPLLKMEQRDPKLGFVSPAILDVTNVTNLPDEEHFGPLAQIVRYGSFDDAISGANDTEFGLSAGLLADDEALWTHFQRAIRAGIVNWNRPTNGASSAAPFGGTGRSGNNRPSAYYAADYCAYPMASVESAQLQMPASVSPGLHF; this is translated from the coding sequence CCGTGATGAGCGCGCGCCGTGCGTTCGCATTGTGGTCGGCCGTGAGCCTCGACGAGCGCGTCGCTGTCGTGCGCCGCTTCGCTGCGTTGATCAACGAGCGCAAGGAATCGATCGCCGAGGCGATTGGCCGCGAGACGGGCAAGCCGTTGTGGGAAGCGCGCACGGAAGTCGCGACGATGGCGGCGAAGGTCGACATCTCGGTCCAGTCGTACAACGAGCGCACGGGTGAGCGGCGCGCCGCGATGGCCGACGGCACAGCAGTGCTACGTCACCGTCCGCATGGCGTCGTCGCTGTGTTCGGGCCGTACAACTTTCCTGGTCATCTGCCGAATGGGCATATCGTGCCTGCGCTGATCGCGGGCAACGCGGTTGTGTTCAAGCCTTCGGAACTTGCGCCGGGCGTGGCGCGCGCGACCGTCGAGGTGTGGCGCGATGCGGGTCTACCCGCTGGCGTGCTGAATCTTGTGCAGGGCGAGAAGGACACGGGTATTGCGCTCGCGAATCACCGGCAGATCGACGGGCTGTTCTTCACGGGCAGTTCCGACACGGGCACGCTGCTGCACAAGCAGTTCGGTGGCCGTCCCGAGATCGTGCTCGCACTCGAGATGGGCGGCAACAATCCGCTCGTCGTCGCGCCCGTCGCCGATCTCGATGCCGCCGTGCATCACACGATTCAATCGGCGTTCCTGTCGGCGGGGCAGCGCTGCACATGCGCACGCCGCATCTTCGTGCCGAACGATGCGTTCGGCGATCAGTTCCTCGCGCGTCTCGTCGAAGTCACTTCGCGCATTGCCGTGGGCGAATACAACGCCGATCCGCAGCCGTACATGGGCGCGGTGATTTCGGCGCGTGCGGCGGCGCGTCTGGTCGAAGCGCAGGAGCGTCTGATTGCGGACGGCGCGAAGCCGCTGTTGAAGATGGAGCAGCGCGATCCGAAGCTCGGTTTCGTTTCGCCCGCGATTCTCGATGTGACAAACGTGACGAACCTGCCCGATGAAGAGCACTTCGGGCCGCTCGCGCAGATCGTCCGTTACGGCTCGTTTGACGACGCGATCTCGGGTGCCAACGACACGGAGTTCGGCCTGTCTGCGGGCCTGCTCGCCGACGACGAAGCGCTGTGGACGCACTTCCAGCGCGCGATCCGCGCCGGCATCGTGAACTGGAACCGGCCGACCAATGGCGCTTCTTCGGCGGCGCCGTTCGGCGGCACGGGCCGCTCGGGCAACAACCGGCCGAGCGCGTATTACGCGGCCGATTACTGCGCATACCCGATGGCCTCTGTCGAAAGCGCGCAACTGCAAATGCCCGCGAGCGTGTCGCCGGGTCTTCATTTCTAA